A DNA window from Daucus carota subsp. sativus chromosome 3, DH1 v3.0, whole genome shotgun sequence contains the following coding sequences:
- the LOC108211703 gene encoding DNA polymerase II subunit B4, which produces MAEEITTAPEPKNVSEKDSGAVEELPKSIVRRLVKEKLSEHGEISVLREAVEAFSESSRIFIHYLSAAANDICKESNRQTINAEDVFKALEDIEFSEFVGPLRASLEDFRQKNAVKRSGSSKAKAPKKSKKETLTNNGTEEEQISNEGDEKSATERQMENETEEELNNDEENEDGNENRTTNGTKEEEDNNDEGNEDDISAPNDIEIRT; this is translated from the exons ATGGCAGAGGAGATTACGACGGCGCCGGAGCCCAAAAACGTGTCGGAGAAAGATTCCGGCGCGGTGGAGGAGCTTCCGAAGAGTATAGTGCGTAGGCTAGTAAAGGAAAAGCTTTCTGAACACGGCGAAATCTCCGTCCTCCGCGAGGCCGTTGAGGCTTTCTCCGAGAGCTCTCGCATCTTCATACACTACCTCTCCGCTGC TGCTAATGACATATGTAAGGAGTCTAATAGGCAAACTATTAATGCCGAAGATGTGTTTAAAGCGCTTGAGGACATTGAGTTTTCTGAGTTCGTTGGGCCGCTGAGAGCTTCTCTCGAGG ACTTTAGGCAAAAGAATGCTGTAAAAAGATCAGGGTCATCGAAGGCAAAGGCACCAAAAAAGAGTAAGAAAGAGACATTAACAAATAATGGAACCGAAGAAGAGCAAATTAGTAATGAAGGCGATGAAAAGAGTGCAACAGAGAGGCAGATGGAAAATGAAACTGAAGAAGAGCTCAACAatgatgaagaaaatgaagatggCAATGAGAACAGGACAACGAATGGAACTAAAGAAGAAGAGGACAACAATGATGAAGGAAATGAAGATGACATCAGTGCACCTAATGATATTGAAATCAGGACCTAA